The proteins below are encoded in one region of Manis javanica isolate MJ-LG chromosome 8, MJ_LKY, whole genome shotgun sequence:
- the GON7 gene encoding EKC/KEOPS complex subunit GON7, with translation MEVLGEFIGPDGQSQQLRVTCEAPGDGDPFQGLLSGLAQMRELVAELLPTQVQRKGQDQVAAAPDEALDGDDEDDAEDEINIDNITNSDGPSAKRPKPPP, from the exons ATGGAGGTGTTGGGCGAATTTATCGGGCCGGACGGGCAGAGCCAGCAGCTGCGGGTGACTTGTGAGGCGCCGGGAGACGGCGACCCTTTCCAAGGACTGTTGTCGGGCCTCGCCCAGATGAGGGAGCTGGTGGCCGAGCTCCTACCCACCCAGGTTCAGCGGAAAGGGCAGGACCAGGTGGCGGCGGCTCCGGACGAGGCCCTGGACG gtgatgATGAAGATGATGCAGAAGATGAAATTAACATTGATAACATAACTAACTCAGATGGACCATCTGCAAAACGTCCAAAACCACCACCTTAA
- the UBR7 gene encoding putative E3 ubiquitin-protein ligase UBR7 has protein sequence MAGAEGPAGRQSELEPVVSLVDVLEEDEELEKEACAVLGGSDSEKCSYSQGSVKRQALYACSTCTPEGEEPAGICLACSYECHGSHKLFELYTKRNFCCDCGNSKFKNLECKLFPDKAKINSSNKYNDNFFGLYCICKRPYPDPEDEVPDVMIQCVVCEDWFHGRHLGATPPESGDFQEMVCQACMKHCSFLWAYAAQLAVTKVPAEDDGLVLNVGGIRDQKVIKPENGDHQDSTLKEDVPEHGKEVKAEQTNEPCTSSSSESDLQTALKNQHINTESQSGCKLQELKTKQFIKKDTATFWPLNWRSKLCTCKDCMKMYGDLDVLFMTDECDTVLAYENKGKVDQAADRRDPLMDTLSSMNRVQQVELICEYNDLKTELKDYLKRFADEGTVVKREDIQQFFEEFQSKKRRRVDGMQYYCS, from the exons ATGGCCGGAGCTGAGGGCCCCGCTGGGCGGCAGTCGGAGCTGGAGCCCGTAGTATCGTTGGTCGACGTGCTTGAGGAGGACGAGGAGCTGGAGAAAGAGGCGTGCGCTGTACTGGGCGGCAGCGACTCCGAGAAGTGCTCCTACTCGCAG GGCTCGGTAAAGAGACAAGCATTATATGCCTGTAGTACCTGTACCCCAGAGGGAGAAGAACCAGCAGGAATTTGCCTCGCTTGCAGTTACGAGTGTCATGGAAGTCACAAGCTGTTTGAGCTATACACAAAAAG AAACTTTTGTTGTGATTGTGGAAACAGCAAGTTTAAAAATTTGGAATGCAAATTATTTCCT gaCAAAGCAAAGATAAATTCTAGCAATAAATACAATGACAACTTTTTTGGATTGTACTGTATTTGCAAAAGACCTTATCCTGATCCTGAAGACGAG GTTCCGGATGTGATGATCCAATGTGTAGTCTGTGAAGACTGGTTCCATGGAAGG CATCTTGGTGCCACTCCCCCTGAGAGTGGGGATTTCCAAGAGATGGTATGCCAGGCTTGTATGAAACACTGCTCTTTCCTGTGGGCTTATGCTGCACAATTGGCAG TAACCAAAGTACCTGCTGAGGATGATGGGTTGGTACTGAATGTCGGTGGAATACGTGATCAGAAAGTTATCAAACCTGAAAATGGAGATCATCAAGATAGTACCCTCAAAGAGGATGTTCCAGAACATGGAAAGGAAGTTAAAGCAGAGCAGACTAATGAACCGTGTACCAGCTCTAGTTCTGAATCTGATCTCCAG acaGCGCTTAAGAATCAACATATCAACACAGAATCACAGTCTGGCTGCAAACTTCAGGAGCTTAAAACTAAGCAGTTTATCAAGAAAGACACTGCCACCTTCTGGCCCCTGAACTGGCGCAGCAAGTTATGTACCTGCAAAGACTGTATG aaaatgtatggCGATCTAGATGTCCTGTTCATGACAGATGAATGTGACACAGTTCTGGCTTATGAAAACAAGGGCAAAGTTGACCAGGCAGCAGACAGGAGAGACCCTCTAATGGACACCCTTAGCAGCATGAACAGAGTCCAGCAAGTGGAACTTATTTGTG aaTACAATGACTTGAAGACTGAACTCAAAGACTATCTCAAGAGATTTGCTGATGAAGGCACG GTTGTGAAGAGAGAGGACATCCaacagttctttgaagaatttcagtcaaaaaagagaagaagagtgGATGGAATGCAGTATTATTGCAGCTAG